TTGCTGGGCGTGGCTGGCTGGTAGAGGCTATGCGTAGCAGCTCGCCTGCGAGGCCCGCTATGTCCAGGAGTGTGGCAAGAGCTATGACCGTGGTCTACTTCGTCCACAGCCTGACACAGTTCAGCCCAAGGCTCTGGCGCACACTAGGCCACCCATACGTGATGGTCTCCGCCGACGACGCGGCCCGCGACCCCCAGAGAGCCGTCCAGCTCCTCAGAGGCCTCAACGTCATAGTGGACAGCGGCGGCTACCGGCTCATAAGCCGCGGGAGGCTGCCCAGCCCCGAGGAGGTCCTAGAGGTACAGCGGACGCTAGCCGACGAGGTGGGCGCAGAGCCCGTCGCGCTCGACACCCCGGTCCCCCACCCCCTAAGGGCGGGGGACGCCGACTTCCGCGCCGCAAACGAGGCCACGGCGAGAAACGCCCGGCTATGGGCCCGGGTATTCGGGGACCACTTCATCTACCCCCTCCACGCCCATACACCGGGCCAGCTCCGGGACGCCCTCCAGAGGCTCCGCCAAGCCGCCCCCACGGTCGAGGCCGTAGGGCTCGGAAGCCTAGCACCCCTCGCGCGCCACCGGCCAGCCCAGGCGCTGAGGCTAATAGCGTACGCGCGGAGCATGATAGACAAGCGCATCCACGTCTTCGGGGCCGGTAACAGCCTCCTCGCAGCACTAGTGCTCCACAGGCTAGCAGACACGGCTGATACGAGTAGCCCGCTCCAGGACGCTCGCTACGGGCTAGCCCGGCACCCCAAGACACTAGCCATGACGCTCACAGCGCCCCGCCGCGCTCAGGGGAGACCGCGCGCAGAGCCACACGAGATAGCGGCGAAGTGCAGCTGCCCAGTCTGCAGGACCGAGCCAGAAGCTCTGGCAGAATGGGGCCGTAGAGGCCTCCTAGCCAGGACCGTTCACAACGCCTACCAGCTACTAGAAGTGCTAGAGGACCCCGAGAAGGCGGCAAAGCTGCTAGCGAGGCGGCCACAGCTAGCAGCTGCGCTGGCAGAGACCCGGCCTGGGAGAGGCTCCGTGGCTGCAGGGCTGCCCGGCAAGGCTTGATAGTCTCCTCCCCGGCTTCCGTGGAGAGGGGCAGGCCTACTGTGCACGGGGAGCAGCTACGCTGCCTCGCCGGCGTGGCGTCGAGGTGGCGTCTCCGCTACCTGGTGGTCTTCGGGTCCCAGGCTAGGGGCTACGCGGGGCCTCACAGCGACTACGACGTGGCCGTCAAGGCCGGCAGGAGGCTAGCCTTCGTGGAGCGTGGCCTCCTCTACACGGAGCTAGAGAGGTGTGTAGACGGGCGGCTCGACCTACTGTTCATAGACGACTGGGACCCCATAGCCGTGTGGGAGGCGCTAGCACACGGGAGGCTAGTCTACCACTGCGGGGCCCAGTGCCTCCGCGAATACTACGAGGACCTCGCCCGAGCCATAGACGAGGTAGCAGACCTAGAACCCATCCTGGTGCTCTTCCGGAGGGAGATGCAGCGTGCCCTCGCCGGGCCTAGTAGCTAGGGTGACGCGGGCCCGGAGGAGCCTCGAGAGGCTTAGGAGGCTGGCCTCGATGCCCTGGGAGGAGTACAGCGTAGACGAGGACGCGCAGGCGCTAGCGGAGAGGCACCTCCACATACTCCTGGAGTCCATCCTCGACCTCGCAGCGTTCATCGCCGCCCGCCGCGGCCTGGCATGGAGCCCGACCTACCGCGGTGTAGTCGAGGCCCTCGTGGCCAGCGGCCTCGTGCCAGAGGAGCTAAGGAGCCTCGCCCTCTCAGCAGCCGGCATGAGGAACATACTGGTCCACGGCTACGCGGAGGTACGGCACGACATAATCTACGAAGTACTCCGACACGACCTAGACCGGCTAGAAAGACTCCTCGACACGCTGTGGAGGGAAGCAGAGAACCTAGACCCCTAGCACCAACCACTCCGGCACCACATATACGCCTCCCCTAGGGCCGTGTATGCCGGGGCGTTGGGCTGTGGCCTACGCTGGTGCTGCGGCTGCCGCGGCTGGGGCCTCGGCGTCTGCCCAGGCCAAGGCGTTCACCTACGGCTTCCTCGTAGTGGAGCCCAGCGAGTTTCTGAAGCTACTGGGCAGGAGCAAGGAGCCGGTGGTGGTTGTTGTCCGCCGGCGCGTCGGGATACTGAACCGGAGGGACGAGCTCGTCTACATAGCCGGGTACGGCGACTTCACGGTGCTTACCCGGTCCCCAGAGCCACTACCCCTACCCCCAGGGACCGAGGTCATAGAGGCCCGGAAGCTAGTGCTCCCGCCCGCAGTCCTGACAGCACTCTAGCCCGGAGACTCGTCGTCCCAGCCGGGGTCAGTTAGACGCCCGCGGATATGCCTGGTCTCGCGTGCTGGGGGTGCTGCCTCTCTACATTGCCATGCAGTGTAGGGCCCCGTGGGCGCGCCGCCCTAGGCCATGGTCTGCTAGTCTCTGTGGTGGCGTGACATCTCTCTTAGTTTCTCGTGGAGCCTCTGCAGAGCCTCCTGGTGCTCTCTGGTCCACTTGCCCTGGCTCTCTAGCCTCGGCTTTACCTGCTCCTCGACTATCTCGGCTAGCTTGCCTAGGATGGATGCGATGTCCCTTGCAGCCTCTCCGCGGTCTGGGTACTTGCTCAGCTCCCCGGAGGGGTCTGGGCCGTGGTACTGGTAGTCGTGGAGCTCGAGCGCTGTGCTGGTGAGGTGCGTGTAGTATGGCACCCCAGCGGCCTCCTCTACGAGCCTTGCTAGGGGCTTGAGCCGGCTGCTAGGCACCCGAGGTACCCCGACCTCCTCTAGCCATTTCCTCTCCTTCTCGCCTAACATCTCTACTATCCTGTCCCTCTCTAGGGCTAGCAGCGCTGCTGTTAGCGCCCGCCACGCCTGGAACGCCTTACCCGCAGCGTTCCTGGTGTAGCCCTCCTCGAGGAATCGTAGCGCTATCTGAGCTTCTAGGAGAGCTTCCAGTGCCCGGGCAGAGGCGTAGCCCACTAGGTCTCGCCGGGGCTTGGGCAGGGGCTGCTCGAGTAGCGCTGCGGGGTTCAAAGCCGCTGTACCCAGAGGGATGGGTAGAGGGCTGCCTGGCTCCTATAGTGTTGCCCCGCTAGAACACATGTACGTGGCGGTATCCAGGGGCTGGT
The window above is part of the Pyrodictium abyssi genome. Proteins encoded here:
- a CDS encoding nucleotidyltransferase domain-containing protein, translating into MIVSSPASVERGRPTVHGEQLRCLAGVASRWRLRYLVVFGSQARGYAGPHSDYDVAVKAGRRLAFVERGLLYTELERCVDGRLDLLFIDDWDPIAVWEALAHGRLVYHCGAQCLREYYEDLARAIDEVADLEPILVLFRREMQRALAGPSS
- the hepT gene encoding type VII toxin-antitoxin system HepT family RNase toxin; translation: MPSPGLVARVTRARRSLERLRRLASMPWEEYSVDEDAQALAERHLHILLESILDLAAFIAARRGLAWSPTYRGVVEALVASGLVPEELRSLALSAAGMRNILVHGYAEVRHDIIYEVLRHDLDRLERLLDTLWREAENLDP
- a CDS encoding PaREP1 family protein; translated protein: MNPAALLEQPLPKPRRDLVGYASARALEALLEAQIALRFLEEGYTRNAAGKAFQAWRALTAALLALERDRIVEMLGEKERKWLEEVGVPRVPSSRLKPLARLVEEAAGVPYYTHLTSTALELHDYQYHGPDPSGELSKYPDRGEAARDIASILGKLAEIVEEQVKPRLESQGKWTREHQEALQRLHEKLREMSRHHRD